A portion of the Phyllobacterium zundukense genome contains these proteins:
- a CDS encoding ABC transporter permease, whose translation MTMLQQTLQIAPQNVRSGNRAWRKLKANKSAVVGLVIIIFFVTLAVIAPLLPIADPMATSWSAIRKAPSAAHWLGTDDIGRDILSRMIWGARASLMAGVFSVGIAVAIGVPLGLISGYFGGWVDMIISRVTEAFLAMPFLIMAIALAAFLGPSLFNAMIAIGLSAMPLFVRLTRGQVLSVKTEDYVEGARSIGLSHYQIITRYILPNVFSPLLVQASLTIATAIIAEASLSFLGLGQQPPAPSWGSMLNVAKNFLSQAPWMAMWPGAAIFLVVIGFNLLGDGLRDALDPREA comes from the coding sequence ATGACGATGCTGCAACAAACCCTGCAGATAGCCCCCCAGAACGTGCGTTCCGGCAACCGTGCCTGGAGAAAGCTCAAGGCCAACAAAAGCGCCGTCGTGGGGCTGGTCATCATTATTTTTTTCGTGACTCTTGCCGTCATTGCGCCGCTGCTGCCTATCGCCGATCCCATGGCCACAAGCTGGTCGGCAATCCGCAAGGCGCCATCGGCGGCACATTGGCTGGGGACGGATGACATCGGCCGCGACATTCTCTCCCGCATGATCTGGGGTGCCCGGGCATCGCTGATGGCGGGCGTCTTCTCGGTCGGCATCGCAGTGGCCATTGGCGTTCCTCTCGGCCTGATATCCGGCTATTTCGGTGGGTGGGTCGATATGATCATTTCCCGCGTCACCGAGGCCTTCCTCGCTATGCCATTTCTCATTATGGCGATCGCGCTCGCTGCCTTTCTCGGGCCAAGCCTGTTCAATGCGATGATTGCAATCGGTCTGTCGGCGATGCCGCTTTTCGTGCGTTTGACCCGCGGTCAGGTCCTCAGCGTGAAGACAGAAGATTATGTGGAGGGCGCCCGGTCCATCGGTCTTAGTCACTACCAGATCATTACACGTTACATCCTGCCGAATGTCTTCTCGCCGCTTCTGGTTCAGGCAAGTCTGACAATCGCGACCGCAATCATCGCCGAAGCCAGCCTGTCGTTTCTGGGCCTGGGGCAGCAGCCCCCTGCTCCGAGCTGGGGCTCGATGCTCAACGTGGCAAAAAACTTCCTGTCGCAAGCCCCATGGATGGCAATGTGGCCAGGTGCTGCAATCTTCCTGGTCGTTATCGGCTTCAATCTTCTTGGTGACGGTTTGCGCGACGCCCTCGATCCGCGCGAAGCATGA
- a CDS encoding isoprenylcysteine carboxyl methyltransferase family protein has protein sequence MLILFITLAVIFRVATLLISISNERKLKAGGGTEIGKTNSNILAVAHVAFYLCAITEYAVSDHTIDAVTLLGLVIYLAGAIFLIVVIVSLGPQWTVKLIIARNHILVTSWLFRLVRHPNYYLNIIPELIGFALTLHAFWTLVVGLPLYLIPLFIRIGQEEKAMRAHFPQY, from the coding sequence ATGCTTATTCTGTTTATCACTCTTGCTGTTATATTTCGGGTGGCGACGCTGCTCATTTCAATCAGCAATGAGCGGAAACTGAAAGCTGGCGGCGGCACGGAAATTGGCAAGACCAACTCAAACATTCTGGCTGTCGCGCATGTTGCATTTTATCTGTGTGCGATCACCGAATACGCGGTCTCTGACCACACCATAGACGCCGTCACTTTGCTCGGGCTGGTCATCTATCTTGCTGGTGCAATATTCCTGATAGTGGTGATTGTAAGCCTTGGTCCACAGTGGACAGTCAAACTCATCATCGCTCGAAACCACATACTGGTTACGTCCTGGCTGTTTCGTCTTGTCAGGCATCCGAATTATTACCTGAACATCATTCCGGAGCTCATCGGATTTGCGCTCACGCTGCATGCGTTTTGGACGCTCGTTGTAGGCCTGCCGCTCTATCTGATCCCGCTTTTCATTCGAATTGGGCAGGAGGAAAAAGCCATGCGTGCTCACTTCCCCCAGTACTGA
- a CDS encoding ABC transporter substrate-binding protein: MKTARFIATLVVGAILACPAFATELKIGLQDDADVLDPAQSRTFVGRIVYTALCDKLVDVNQKLDIVPQLATDWKWSEDGTELVMNLRQGVTFHDGTPFNAAAVVANIERSKTLPESRRKSELTSVKTVEAIGDYQVRFTLNSPDVTLLAQLSDRAGMMVSPKAAAEMGANFGNKPICSGPFKFVERVQQDRIVLEKFPQYWNAANVFIDKVTFLPIPDTTVRLANLQSGDLDMLERLAASDLDAVKSDSSLNYADTINIGYMALYANIANGPRADNPFGKDKRLRQAFSLAIDREAVNQVVYEGTSVAGNQPYAPNSPWFDKDIPVPARDVEKAKALMKEAGHEKLDIELQVPNNPVAMQMMQIIQSMVAEAGFNVTLKATEFATLLSEQTAGNYQLSRSDWSGRVDPDGNLHQFVTCKGGINDVKYCNPEVDTLLNDARKSTDNAVRKQKYDAAAKILNDDMPVIYLGHQSYIWAFKKGVTGFVPYPDGMIRLQGVKKSG, from the coding sequence ATGAAAACGGCAAGATTTATTGCGACGCTTGTGGTGGGAGCGATTTTGGCGTGTCCAGCCTTTGCTACCGAGTTGAAAATCGGTCTCCAGGATGATGCTGATGTCCTTGACCCGGCTCAGTCACGAACCTTCGTTGGTCGCATCGTATACACGGCGCTGTGCGACAAGCTCGTCGATGTCAACCAGAAGCTCGACATCGTGCCGCAGCTTGCGACTGACTGGAAATGGTCGGAAGACGGTACGGAACTTGTCATGAACCTCCGCCAGGGCGTGACGTTCCACGACGGCACACCGTTCAACGCGGCAGCTGTCGTTGCCAATATCGAACGCTCGAAAACACTGCCGGAATCCCGCCGCAAGAGCGAACTCACCTCCGTCAAGACCGTCGAGGCGATCGGTGATTATCAGGTCAGGTTCACGCTGAACAGTCCGGACGTGACGCTTCTCGCCCAGCTTTCCGATCGCGCCGGCATGATGGTTTCGCCAAAAGCCGCCGCGGAAATGGGTGCGAATTTCGGCAACAAGCCGATATGTTCCGGGCCGTTCAAGTTTGTCGAACGCGTCCAGCAGGACCGCATCGTCCTTGAGAAGTTCCCGCAATACTGGAATGCCGCCAACGTCTTCATCGACAAGGTGACCTTCCTGCCAATTCCCGATACGACTGTTCGCCTCGCCAACCTCCAGTCGGGTGATCTGGACATGCTGGAACGGCTGGCCGCGAGTGATCTGGATGCGGTCAAGAGCGATTCCAGCCTGAATTATGCCGATACGATCAACATCGGCTACATGGCTCTTTACGCCAATATTGCCAATGGTCCGCGTGCCGATAATCCCTTCGGCAAGGACAAGAGGCTGCGGCAAGCATTTTCGCTCGCCATCGACCGTGAGGCCGTCAACCAGGTCGTCTATGAAGGGACGTCTGTCGCCGGTAACCAGCCCTATGCTCCGAACAGTCCCTGGTTCGACAAGGATATACCTGTGCCGGCTCGCGATGTCGAAAAGGCCAAGGCCTTGATGAAGGAAGCCGGGCACGAGAAACTCGACATCGAACTTCAGGTACCGAACAACCCGGTTGCAATGCAGATGATGCAGATTATCCAGTCGATGGTCGCGGAAGCCGGTTTCAATGTCACGCTGAAGGCAACGGAATTCGCAACGCTATTGTCGGAGCAGACCGCAGGCAACTACCAGCTCAGCCGTTCCGACTGGTCCGGCCGTGTCGATCCGGACGGCAACCTGCATCAGTTCGTCACCTGCAAGGGCGGCATCAACGATGTGAAATATTGCAATCCGGAAGTAGACACTCTTCTCAACGATGCCCGCAAATCGACTGACAATGCGGTGCGCAAGCAAAAGTACGACGCCGCTGCCAAGATCCTGAACGACGATATGCCGGTCATCTATCTCGGCCATCAGTCCTACATCTGGGCGTTCAAGAAGGGCGTAACAGGCTTTGTGCCCTATCCGGACGGAATGATCCGTCTGCAGGGCGTGAAGAAGAGCGGCTAG
- a CDS encoding transcriptional regulator gives MTHNSAINSSKSGSADNVFVFGPFQLSAHQRLLQQNGTPISISSRALEILMALLERPGEVVSHKQLINRAWPNVVVEDTNLRVHIASLRKALGDSKTGPRYIMSVPGRGYCFVAKVSLMNSLGSVDWPDLRLPRLSDAQPADALIFAEGQVQLGVQLLRSALATLQGQRPDIMAGELSAHWLTVQSGAGKTN, from the coding sequence ATGACGCACAATTCTGCCATCAATTCGTCTAAAAGCGGTTCGGCAGATAACGTTTTCGTTTTTGGTCCATTCCAACTTTCCGCGCACCAGAGGCTTCTTCAGCAAAACGGGACGCCGATTTCCATCAGTAGCCGCGCGCTCGAAATATTGATGGCCCTCCTCGAGCGACCGGGCGAAGTCGTTTCCCACAAACAATTAATCAATCGCGCATGGCCCAACGTTGTGGTGGAGGACACGAATTTGCGCGTGCACATCGCAAGTCTGAGAAAAGCGTTGGGGGACTCGAAGACAGGACCCCGTTACATAATGAGTGTTCCTGGACGGGGGTATTGTTTTGTTGCGAAGGTTAGCCTGATGAATTCACTTGGCTCCGTCGACTGGCCAGATTTACGCCTGCCGCGCCTATCCGATGCGCAGCCAGCGGATGCGCTGATCTTTGCAGAAGGACAGGTGCAATTAGGTGTTCAACTGTTGCGTAGCGCTCTGGCGACGCTGCAGGGCCAGCGGCCTGATATAATGGCCGGCGAACTATCTGCGCATTGGCTGACGGTTCAATCGGGTGCGGGCAAAACGAACTAG
- a CDS encoding carbohydrate ABC transporter permease yields MSFSPRLSWRTGFYYVFLYGSLICFLVIFMLPLLWVLGLSLKTREQIFTTPPLFLWQPTLENYFTVLSEKNFLISFWNSFLVTTSTVLVSLFAGIPAAYTIARYRFPGRKLIFFSLLVMRMLPPIAALLPLYVMFSFGGLINTRISLVLAYTTFSLPIIVWVTRDFFKTVPRDLEEAAYMDGASRAGAFLRVALPLAKPGITTAAILSMLLAWNDFIFAAILTNNATRTAPVLLSTYAGSETGTDWGAIAASGILVLLPVIVFSLIAQRHLVSGLSSGSINDARVA; encoded by the coding sequence ATGAGTTTCTCGCCGCGCCTGTCCTGGAGGACCGGATTTTATTACGTCTTTTTGTACGGCTCGCTGATCTGCTTTCTTGTGATCTTCATGCTGCCACTGCTATGGGTCCTAGGACTATCGCTGAAAACGAGGGAGCAAATCTTCACGACACCGCCACTTTTCCTTTGGCAGCCGACTCTGGAGAACTACTTCACGGTCCTGTCTGAGAAGAATTTTCTGATTTCCTTCTGGAACAGCTTTTTAGTAACAACTTCGACAGTCCTCGTATCTTTGTTTGCTGGCATACCTGCGGCCTACACCATTGCCCGGTACCGCTTTCCCGGGCGCAAACTCATCTTCTTCTCGCTTCTGGTCATGCGGATGCTGCCGCCGATCGCGGCGCTTTTGCCACTATATGTGATGTTCAGTTTCGGGGGATTGATCAACACGAGGATAAGCCTCGTCCTGGCCTATACGACGTTCAGTCTTCCTATCATCGTTTGGGTTACGCGTGACTTCTTCAAAACTGTTCCCCGGGATCTCGAGGAAGCTGCCTATATGGACGGTGCTTCTCGCGCTGGCGCTTTCCTCAGGGTTGCCCTGCCTTTGGCGAAACCCGGAATCACGACCGCGGCCATCTTGTCGATGCTTCTCGCGTGGAATGACTTCATTTTCGCAGCGATTCTTACCAACAATGCAACGCGAACAGCCCCCGTTCTCCTGAGCACTTATGCAGGTAGCGAGACGGGGACAGATTGGGGCGCTATCGCAGCGTCTGGTATTTTGGTGCTTCTGCCGGTGATTGTATTCTCGCTCATTGCCCAAAGACACCTTGTTTCTGGCCTGTCGTCAGGTTCGATAAATGATGCTAGGGTCGCGTAA
- a CDS encoding gamma-glutamyltransferase family protein, translating into MTAFTTRPEILGTFGVVTSTHWIASAVGMSILEKGGNAFDAAVATGFTLQIVEPHLNGPGGDMPAIIYSKRKDKVEVLCAQGPAPAGATIGHYKGEGLDLIPGDGLLATVIPGSFDGWMLMLRDYGTLSVRDVLEPAIYYAASGHPVLPRVAATIDGLSRFFRKEWPTSFETWLPGGSAPEPYSNFRNPVLAETWKRIIAEAETRKNREDQIDAARNAFYRGFVAEKIADYLKNAEVMDASGNRHKAVLTADDMAKWKASVEIPQTYDYHGWTIAKTGLWGQGPVLLQSLALLKDFDLASMDPNGADFIHTVIEAMKLGYADREVYYGDPAFCDVPMQHLLSDTYNDERRKLISAETSMELRPGTIAGFEPQYDLTIAMLAGMSSTKGPVYEPTMAHLSEKRGDTVHIDVIDREGNMVSVTPSGGWLQSSPTIPGLGFCLNSRAQMFWLSEGLPTSLTPGKRPRTTLTPTIALFEGRPAMAFGTPGGDQQDQWQLPFFLRHVHHGMNLQAAIDQPLFHTTHFPSSFYPRTSQPGNITVEAGVGAEVLDALRRKGHEITVADPWTVGRMTAAKRDADGLLRAAATPRLMQAYAVGR; encoded by the coding sequence ATGACTGCATTTACGACTCGGCCCGAAATCCTGGGGACATTCGGCGTCGTCACCTCAACGCACTGGATCGCTTCCGCCGTCGGGATGAGTATCCTGGAAAAGGGCGGCAACGCATTCGATGCTGCCGTTGCAACAGGTTTCACGCTCCAGATCGTCGAACCACATTTGAATGGTCCCGGTGGCGACATGCCGGCCATCATCTATTCGAAGAGAAAGGACAAGGTCGAGGTCCTTTGCGCGCAGGGACCGGCCCCCGCGGGTGCTACGATCGGCCACTACAAGGGTGAAGGACTTGACCTCATCCCCGGTGATGGATTGTTGGCCACTGTTATTCCCGGATCATTCGACGGCTGGATGCTCATGCTTCGCGACTATGGCACGCTTTCCGTTCGCGATGTTCTTGAGCCGGCTATCTATTATGCTGCAAGCGGTCACCCCGTTCTTCCGCGTGTGGCGGCCACCATCGATGGATTGAGCCGGTTCTTTCGCAAGGAGTGGCCGACATCCTTTGAAACCTGGTTGCCTGGCGGCAGTGCACCCGAGCCTTATTCCAATTTCAGGAATCCGGTCCTTGCCGAAACCTGGAAGCGCATCATTGCCGAAGCCGAAACCAGGAAAAATCGCGAAGACCAGATCGACGCGGCGCGCAATGCCTTCTATCGCGGTTTCGTTGCCGAAAAGATCGCCGATTACCTGAAAAACGCCGAGGTCATGGATGCAAGCGGCAATCGGCACAAGGCCGTGCTCACGGCCGATGACATGGCGAAGTGGAAGGCGAGCGTCGAAATACCCCAAACTTACGACTATCACGGCTGGACCATCGCCAAGACAGGCCTCTGGGGCCAGGGGCCGGTACTCCTGCAATCGCTCGCCCTTCTGAAGGATTTCGATCTCGCGTCCATGGATCCGAACGGCGCCGACTTCATCCATACGGTGATAGAAGCCATGAAGCTCGGATATGCCGACCGGGAAGTCTACTACGGCGACCCGGCATTCTGTGATGTTCCGATGCAGCATCTCCTGTCCGACACTTACAACGATGAGCGTCGAAAGCTGATATCCGCTGAGACTTCAATGGAGCTTCGGCCTGGCACAATCGCGGGCTTCGAACCGCAATATGATCTGACGATAGCCATGCTGGCTGGCATGAGTTCGACGAAAGGTCCCGTCTACGAGCCGACGATGGCGCATCTATCGGAAAAGCGCGGCGATACGGTCCATATCGATGTCATCGACCGCGAGGGGAACATGGTGTCCGTCACGCCGTCCGGCGGCTGGTTGCAATCGTCGCCCACCATTCCCGGCCTCGGCTTCTGCCTGAACTCCCGCGCCCAGATGTTTTGGCTGAGCGAGGGTCTGCCGACGTCGCTTACTCCGGGCAAGCGACCGCGCACCACCCTCACCCCGACGATTGCGCTCTTTGAGGGCCGACCAGCCATGGCATTTGGCACGCCCGGCGGCGACCAGCAGGATCAATGGCAGCTTCCGTTTTTCCTGCGCCACGTCCACCACGGAATGAATCTTCAGGCGGCGATCGACCAGCCGCTGTTCCATACGACACATTTTCCCAGCAGCTTCTATCCCCGCACCAGTCAGCCGGGCAACATCACCGTTGAGGCCGGTGTGGGAGCGGAGGTACTCGACGCACTGCGCCGGAAGGGTCACGAAATCACTGTGGCCGATCCCTGGACGGTGGGGCGTATGACCGCCGCCAAGCGCGATGCAGACGGTTTATTACGCGCTGCAGCTACACCCAGATTGATGCAAGCCTATGCAGTAGGACGGTAG
- a CDS encoding LacI family DNA-binding transcriptional regulator translates to MARKRVTLQDLADALGISKFSVSRALSGKPGVGEGTRRRVEDAAREMGYPLVTEQAQNRGQIWFLRQEIDRVSTELWSNILLGAEQEAEAYGFTVIPKQAHSLFDGPIDEAVVGLILAVPYPDELSGIASQSNLPVVCSGYAAPLEHIDQVSGTDWEAGITIARYLATLGHRKFAFVHGDARLLGRAERFRGLCDGAKEFDGTVDDLVFDEQAGLRKPLLDYMDAGGKPSALFCAHDGIAVSVISELALLGIRVPEDVSVVGFNDFISASQVAPRLTTIRTPHVEWGAAMTRCIVDRVSNPRFRAVPPLRINLVPELIIRESTGPASLLPWQRK, encoded by the coding sequence ATGGCGAGAAAACGCGTTACGTTACAGGACCTTGCCGACGCACTCGGCATTTCGAAATTTTCGGTTTCGAGAGCCCTGTCCGGCAAACCAGGCGTCGGGGAAGGCACACGGCGAAGAGTGGAAGACGCCGCCAGGGAGATGGGTTATCCCCTTGTGACCGAGCAGGCGCAAAACCGAGGACAGATTTGGTTTCTGCGCCAGGAGATTGATCGTGTGAGCACGGAGCTGTGGTCAAACATCCTCCTTGGGGCGGAACAGGAAGCCGAGGCTTATGGCTTTACCGTCATTCCAAAGCAGGCCCATAGCCTCTTCGACGGGCCGATAGATGAGGCCGTAGTAGGGCTCATCCTTGCCGTACCCTACCCCGACGAGCTCTCCGGAATCGCGAGTCAATCCAACCTTCCGGTGGTTTGCTCAGGATACGCCGCTCCGCTGGAGCATATAGATCAAGTCTCGGGTACAGACTGGGAAGCTGGTATTACGATAGCGCGCTACCTGGCGACGCTAGGGCATCGCAAGTTCGCATTCGTCCATGGAGACGCAAGGTTGTTAGGACGGGCCGAAAGATTTCGGGGATTGTGCGACGGAGCAAAGGAATTTGACGGAACTGTAGATGATCTTGTCTTTGATGAACAAGCGGGGCTGCGCAAGCCGCTACTTGACTATATGGATGCGGGTGGCAAACCGTCCGCACTATTTTGTGCTCATGACGGCATAGCCGTGAGTGTCATATCGGAACTGGCCCTGCTTGGAATTCGTGTACCTGAAGATGTTTCGGTGGTTGGCTTCAACGATTTCATATCGGCCTCGCAAGTTGCGCCCCGCTTGACGACAATACGAACACCTCATGTCGAATGGGGAGCAGCAATGACCCGTTGCATTGTTGACAGGGTATCGAATCCCCGCTTTCGAGCCGTCCCTCCTTTACGCATAAATCTTGTGCCGGAACTGATCATACGTGAGTCGACAGGTCCGGCTTCGCTGCTGCCGTGGCAGCGAAAATAA
- a CDS encoding FadR/GntR family transcriptional regulator has product MATNQSQENSNYALERLRGLLASDQLDSDGKLPTERALALMFRVSRRSIRRALEVLAAEGQIWRRQGSGTYAGRQQDDWADHVETIVAGTNFMEIMEVRLRIEPQLAQLAAMRAKKDEITRMRELALKIRESDDSDSRELWDGALHRQIAQSAGNQFFLTIFDVINRVRQDEAWRLIREKARSANDTLSVSHAQHATLIDAIAAHDPAKAGEAMRQHLLMLQERLIRQTSMDTAGKGVLSDAS; this is encoded by the coding sequence ATGGCAACTAATCAGTCCCAGGAAAATTCAAACTATGCGCTCGAGCGCCTGCGCGGTCTCTTGGCGTCTGATCAACTCGATAGTGATGGAAAATTACCCACCGAACGGGCGCTGGCGCTCATGTTCAGAGTGAGCCGCCGTTCTATACGGCGTGCGCTGGAAGTATTGGCAGCCGAGGGTCAGATCTGGCGTCGCCAAGGCTCAGGCACCTATGCCGGCCGCCAGCAGGATGACTGGGCCGATCACGTCGAAACGATCGTTGCTGGTACGAATTTCATGGAGATCATGGAGGTCCGCCTCAGGATAGAGCCGCAGCTGGCACAACTTGCAGCAATGCGTGCCAAGAAGGATGAGATAACCCGCATGCGGGAACTCGCGCTGAAGATACGCGAAAGCGACGACTCCGATTCGCGTGAGCTGTGGGACGGCGCCCTGCATCGGCAAATCGCCCAGAGTGCCGGTAACCAGTTTTTTCTGACGATCTTCGATGTGATCAACAGAGTTCGCCAGGACGAGGCCTGGCGACTTATTCGCGAAAAAGCGCGCAGCGCCAACGACACCCTGTCGGTCTCTCACGCTCAACACGCAACACTCATCGATGCAATCGCTGCACATGATCCAGCAAAAGCGGGCGAAGCCATGCGTCAGCATCTTCTGATGCTGCAAGAACGGTTGATCCGCCAGACGTCAATGGACACCGCGGGAAAGGGTGTTCTGAGCGACGCATCATAG
- a CDS encoding ABC transporter permease translates to MYTYIGKRLLLAIPTLIIISIFAFSLQKLLPGDPILAMAGEERDPQVIEFLRDKYRLNDPVVYQYFYWVGAVVQGDFGISLRTNQPVLSLIAEKLPVTIQLAIMAMIFALAIGVPIGILAAVKKNTWIDYIANIVALSGLSVPNFWMGIMLILLVSVKLGWLPASGYEPFFDNPVRSLQTMIMPAFVLGLALAATLMRHTRSSMLSVLRSDYIRTARAKGVSEKAVILQHSFRNALLPIVTLTALLFGELLAGAVLTEQIFTIPGFGKLIVDAVFNRDYAVVQGVVLCTAIGFILMNLVADVLYVLLNPRMRAAL, encoded by the coding sequence ATGTACACTTACATCGGAAAGCGGCTGTTGCTCGCCATACCGACTTTGATCATCATATCGATCTTTGCGTTCTCCCTGCAAAAGCTTCTGCCAGGCGATCCAATCCTGGCGATGGCGGGTGAGGAGCGGGACCCGCAGGTGATCGAATTCCTGCGTGACAAGTATCGTCTGAACGATCCCGTGGTCTATCAGTATTTCTATTGGGTTGGCGCAGTGGTCCAGGGTGATTTCGGCATTTCCCTGCGGACCAACCAGCCGGTGCTTTCATTGATTGCGGAAAAGCTTCCGGTCACGATCCAGCTTGCGATCATGGCAATGATATTCGCGCTCGCCATCGGCGTTCCTATCGGCATCCTGGCGGCCGTCAAGAAGAACACATGGATCGACTACATCGCCAATATCGTTGCGCTATCAGGTCTATCGGTGCCGAATTTCTGGATGGGGATCATGCTCATCCTTCTTGTCTCCGTCAAACTGGGCTGGCTTCCCGCCTCGGGTTATGAGCCGTTTTTCGACAATCCGGTACGGTCCCTGCAAACAATGATCATGCCGGCCTTCGTTCTAGGGTTGGCGCTTGCGGCAACCCTGATGCGGCATACGCGGTCATCCATGCTCAGCGTATTACGTTCCGACTACATTCGAACGGCGAGAGCCAAAGGCGTTTCGGAAAAGGCGGTCATCCTGCAGCATAGTTTTCGCAATGCGCTTCTGCCGATCGTCACGCTCACCGCCCTTCTCTTCGGAGAGCTGCTTGCAGGCGCGGTCCTTACGGAGCAAATTTTCACCATTCCCGGCTTTGGCAAGCTCATCGTCGATGCTGTTTTCAACCGCGATTATGCGGTGGTCCAGGGCGTTGTTCTGTGTACGGCGATCGGCTTCATCCTGATGAATCTCGTCGCTGATGTGCTCTACGTCCTGCTCAATCCCAGAATGAGGGCGGCGCTATGA
- a CDS encoding carbohydrate ABC transporter permease: MAGKKPDCERPRGSQGREGAGMRHHDRHHGSAISASNAGFRGRNYLAQIAKLADFWFIPLTIFPTVALSSAVFGFPLLLSLIMSFAAWSIDEPVLAADFVGLRNYRDLFADPVFVASLCLTLGYTAATVCLEILVGLAIAMLLNQDLPYIRFFRIALIVPMMVTPIVAALCWKLLLDPTYGLVDYLVGSPIIWLGDPTLALITVGGVSVWQNAPFVALLLLAGLQSLPKEVVEAATIDGATKIALFRHVTLPLLSPYLLVALLLRTIFEFRAFDNVYVMTAGGPANATLVLSIYVYQTSFFSFDLTLASAASWVMLLIVLTVCLILIATMRRKEHDQ, encoded by the coding sequence ATGGCGGGGAAGAAGCCCGACTGCGAGCGGCCGCGTGGCAGCCAAGGGCGTGAGGGGGCGGGTATGAGGCACCATGATCGACACCACGGGAGCGCCATTTCGGCTTCCAATGCGGGTTTTCGGGGACGGAATTACCTGGCGCAAATTGCTAAATTAGCTGACTTTTGGTTCATTCCGTTAACTATATTTCCAACCGTAGCCCTTAGCTCCGCAGTATTTGGTTTTCCGCTATTGCTGTCATTGATCATGAGCTTCGCTGCCTGGTCAATCGACGAACCCGTTTTGGCAGCTGACTTTGTGGGCCTGCGCAACTATCGTGACCTGTTTGCAGATCCGGTCTTCGTCGCAAGCCTTTGCCTGACGCTTGGCTATACTGCTGCAACGGTCTGCCTCGAAATTCTGGTTGGTCTAGCAATCGCTATGCTTCTCAATCAAGATCTTCCATACATCCGCTTCTTTCGAATAGCGTTGATCGTCCCGATGATGGTTACTCCTATCGTCGCTGCGCTTTGCTGGAAGCTCCTTCTCGATCCTACCTATGGCCTTGTCGACTATCTCGTGGGCTCGCCAATTATCTGGCTCGGAGACCCGACGCTCGCGCTCATCACAGTGGGCGGCGTGAGCGTGTGGCAGAATGCGCCGTTCGTAGCCCTTCTTCTTTTGGCAGGCCTGCAGTCCTTGCCGAAAGAGGTCGTGGAAGCGGCAACGATTGATGGCGCAACAAAGATCGCACTGTTCCGCCATGTAACTTTGCCGCTCTTATCGCCCTACTTGCTCGTGGCGTTGCTCCTACGAACGATCTTTGAGTTCAGGGCCTTTGATAACGTCTACGTAATGACGGCAGGCGGGCCAGCCAACGCGACGTTGGTGCTTTCTATTTATGTGTACCAAACCTCCTTCTTCAGCTTCGATCTCACGCTGGCTTCAGCCGCGTCATGGGTCATGCTCCTGATCGTACTCACGGTCTGCCTGATTCTGATCGCAACTATGCGTCGAAAGGAACACGACCAATGA